The window AAAATATCCCTTATTTTCCTGTCTAACACTACATCTTTTATCAGTATATTCACGAGAAGTCCTTGATTAGTATTGTTTGGACTATCGTTTCAATGACACCCATGTTTTTTAGTACATTTTCTTTTATTTCTTTTAATGTGAGGGGTACTTCTAAGATGCCATTGCAATAGTTATCTATTGAACACAGGCTTACATAGGGAATATTGTACTCCATACATAGTGTAGCCTCGGATGCCATTGTCATTCCAACGACATCCCCAAATTTCTTTAGCATTCTAATCTCGGCTTTTGTTTCAAGTCTTGGCCCCATAGTCTGGATGTAGATACCGCCTGATTTTACCCCTATTTTTAACTGCTTGCACAGGGTGTATATGTATCCTCTTAGGGGGCTATTCATCTCAGGTACCATGAATCTCATTTCATTGTCGAAGAATGTGGGTATCTGCCATATGGATATAAAATCTTCGGGGATCACAAACATGCCTGGTTTGAGCGCAATTTTGAGACTCCCCACTGAATTTATAGACACTATTTTTTGGACATTCAGACTTTTCAGGGCCCAAATGTTTGCCCTGTGGTTTATTCTATGGGGTGGAAGAGGTGTGCTACCCCCGCGTCTCTGAAAAAAAACGTTGTCAAGAAAGGAAGGGTTGGAATATGGGTATGATGAAGCTGGATTGTTTCCGTGTCTTTGTAGAAAGATGTTGTTTCTATTAATTTTTACAAATATATTCCCGTAAGGTGTTTCAATCTTTTTTTCATCCCATTCAGCAAAAACAGAAGCATTCAAGAGTGATGTACCACCAATAATACAATTCATGATTGACTATTTACTATTCACTGTATTCATAAGTCAAGTATTTTTGAAATGCTGTCCGGACTCCTTTTTGCTTAAGTCCAAGTCTTTTTTGGTAAATATTTGGCTTGTTTCAGGAGATTTCAAAACTTGTCCTTTCAAGGCTCAAACAGTTGAAACCTTATTCCTTTTGCTTAGTCGAGATTTATTAGCAAAAAGCTTTATTGACCGCTTAACAAATTAAATATAGAGACGTAATTTTCATTATTTCAATCGTTCATTGCCCTTGCCAATGTTTTTTTGCTTTAGATA is drawn from Pseudomonadota bacterium and contains these coding sequences:
- a CDS encoding MTAP family purine nucleoside phosphorylase, with the protein product MNCIIGGTSLLNASVFAEWDEKKIETPYGNIFVKINRNNIFLQRHGNNPASSYPYSNPSFLDNVFFQRRGGSTPLPPHRINHRANIWALKSLNVQKIVSINSVGSLKIALKPGMFVIPEDFISIWQIPTFFDNEMRFMVPEMNSPLRGYIYTLCKQLKIGVKSGGIYIQTMGPRLETKAEIRMLKKFGDVVGMTMASEATLCMEYNIPYVSLCSIDNYCNGILEVPLTLKEIKENVLKNMGVIETIVQTILIKDFS